A single genomic interval of Bradyrhizobium japonicum USDA 6 harbors:
- a CDS encoding lytic transglycosylase domain-containing protein, protein MTRTWGRILAAALFISSAGAALAATDNARPCEREMARASQQHGIPLGILYAVGLTETGRRGSLHPYALGADGQTVFAKDMNDAIANFEAMRSKGIKLIDLGCMQINHYYHGDKFTSVRAMFDPAKNVEYAARFLKELKQREGSWTMAVARYNAGPNNQPAQKRYVCHIVAHLVSSGFGAWTDKARSFCQPKTT, encoded by the coding sequence ATGACCAGGACGTGGGGCCGCATACTCGCCGCGGCCCTGTTTATCTCTAGCGCGGGCGCCGCGCTAGCTGCGACCGACAACGCGCGCCCGTGCGAGCGCGAGATGGCGCGCGCGTCCCAGCAGCATGGGATCCCGCTCGGCATTCTCTATGCGGTCGGCCTCACCGAGACCGGGCGGCGCGGTTCGCTCCACCCTTACGCGCTCGGCGCCGACGGCCAGACCGTGTTCGCCAAGGACATGAACGACGCGATCGCGAATTTCGAGGCGATGCGCAGCAAGGGCATCAAGCTGATCGACCTCGGCTGCATGCAGATCAACCATTACTATCACGGCGACAAGTTCACGTCGGTGCGCGCGATGTTCGATCCCGCGAAGAACGTCGAATACGCCGCACGCTTCCTGAAGGAGCTGAAGCAGCGCGAGGGCAGCTGGACCATGGCGGTCGCGCGCTACAACGCCGGCCCCAACAATCAGCCCGCGCAGAAGCGCTACGTCTGTCACATCGTCGCTCATCTCGTCTCCAGCGGCTTCGGCGCGTGGACCGACAAGGCGCGCTCGTTCTGTCAGCCGAAAACGACCTGA
- a CDS encoding flagellin N-terminal helical domain-containing protein: MSSSLLTNSSAMTALQTLRNVSSQLATTQNRISTGQRVSTASDNAAYWSIATSMRSDNAALSAVSDSLGLSAATVDTEYTALTSVIGDKNSGLTKLQALLVEAKTAGIDRTKIQADITQIQQDMRLKADSATFNGINWLSINTSATPAATPLSFNLVSSYSRVGGTPTIGSITVTTASFALYTTGGASPTGILDTTVAPPAGGPTPAPAAASVSSLNIGALTDSAPDQVLLDSYIAQVTTAINTVASAAANLGAVKNRIATNTDFVKTLMDSVDRGVGQLVDADMNAESTRLQALQTQQQLGVQALSIANQNSQSILSLFK, encoded by the coding sequence ATGAGTTCAAGTCTGCTCACCAACTCGTCTGCAATGACCGCGCTGCAGACCCTCCGCAATGTCAGCTCGCAACTCGCGACCACGCAGAACCGGATCTCGACCGGCCAGCGCGTCTCGACCGCGTCCGACAACGCCGCCTACTGGTCGATCGCGACCTCGATGCGCTCCGACAACGCCGCGCTCTCCGCCGTCTCCGACTCGCTCGGTCTGTCGGCCGCCACCGTCGACACCGAATACACCGCTCTGACCTCGGTCATCGGTGACAAGAATTCCGGCCTGACCAAGCTCCAGGCGCTGCTGGTCGAAGCCAAGACCGCCGGTATCGACCGCACCAAGATCCAGGCTGACATCACCCAGATTCAGCAGGACATGAGGCTCAAGGCCGACTCCGCGACCTTCAACGGAATCAACTGGCTGAGCATCAACACCTCGGCTACGCCCGCGGCCACGCCGTTGTCCTTCAACCTGGTGTCGTCGTACTCTCGCGTCGGCGGCACGCCCACCATCGGCTCCATCACGGTGACGACCGCGAGCTTCGCGCTCTACACCACCGGTGGCGCATCTCCGACCGGCATTCTCGACACGACCGTCGCCCCGCCCGCCGGCGGTCCGACGCCCGCCCCGGCCGCGGCCTCGGTCAGCAGCCTGAACATCGGTGCGCTGACCGACTCGGCGCCCGACCAGGTCCTGCTCGACAGCTACATCGCGCAGGTCACGACCGCGATCAACACGGTGGCCTCGGCCGCCGCCAATCTCGGTGCCGTCAAGAACCGCATCGCGACCAACACGGACTTCGTCAAGACCCTGATGGACTCGGTGGATCGCGGTGTCGGCCAGCTCGTCGACGCCGACATGAATGCGGAATCGACCCGCCTCCAGGCCCTGCAGACCCAGCAGCAGCTCGGTGTTCAGGCACTCTCGATCGCCAACCAGAACAGCCAGAGCATCCTGTCGCTGTTCAAGTAA
- a CDS encoding flagellar hook protein FlgE — MSLYGVMRTGVSGMSAQSNKLSTVSDNIANVNTTGYKRASTEFSSLILKSGSGNYDSGAVETTVRYAISDAGHTQFTTSTTDLAVQGNGFFVVSNVTNTQQYLTRAGSFVPDAQGNLVNAAGYYLLGQPGKVTNFSQNSLSGMQIVNIAQVSQVPVPTTAGTLTTGNLDPKAAVIAGPPGPASYSSKSSIVAYNNIGQAVTLDVYMSHTATAAGSDTWQIQAYNSATGASVGAATTLTFDTTATGKGALAAASPTTLAFTVPGGAAATLDLSNLTQTGTDFSFKATVNGSAPSAIDKVDVDDSGFVTAILKNGQQMTLYTIMLADVASPDNLTPEPGNVYSTNMNSGNAQAGNAGTGGLGTVQSGALEDSNVDLADELTGMIEAQRGFTANSKSFQTGADLLDVVVNLKR; from the coding sequence ATGAGCCTGTATGGTGTTATGCGCACCGGCGTTTCCGGCATGTCTGCGCAATCCAATAAGCTGTCGACGGTCTCGGACAACATCGCGAACGTCAACACGACCGGTTACAAGCGGGCTTCCACCGAATTCTCCTCCCTGATCCTGAAGAGCGGTTCGGGCAATTACGATTCCGGAGCCGTCGAGACGACGGTTCGCTACGCCATCAGCGACGCGGGACACACGCAGTTCACCACGTCGACCACGGACCTCGCCGTGCAGGGCAACGGCTTCTTCGTGGTGTCGAACGTCACCAACACGCAGCAATATCTGACGCGCGCTGGCTCGTTCGTGCCGGACGCCCAGGGCAATCTGGTCAACGCGGCCGGCTACTACCTTCTGGGTCAGCCCGGTAAGGTGACCAATTTCTCGCAGAACAGCCTGTCCGGCATGCAGATCGTCAACATTGCCCAGGTTTCGCAAGTGCCCGTGCCGACGACGGCGGGGACACTCACGACCGGCAATCTGGATCCGAAAGCGGCTGTGATCGCCGGTCCGCCTGGACCGGCGTCATATTCGTCGAAGAGCTCGATCGTGGCCTACAACAATATCGGCCAGGCCGTTACGCTCGACGTCTACATGTCCCACACGGCGACGGCCGCCGGCTCGGACACGTGGCAGATTCAGGCTTACAACTCCGCGACAGGTGCGTCGGTCGGCGCCGCCACCACTCTCACCTTCGATACGACCGCAACCGGCAAAGGCGCGCTGGCCGCGGCGAGCCCGACGACTCTCGCCTTCACCGTCCCCGGCGGTGCGGCGGCGACCCTGGACCTGTCGAATCTGACGCAGACCGGAACCGATTTCAGCTTCAAGGCGACCGTCAATGGCAGCGCTCCATCGGCCATCGACAAGGTCGATGTCGACGATTCGGGCTTCGTGACGGCCATCCTCAAGAACGGGCAGCAAATGACGCTCTACACCATCATGCTCGCCGACGTCGCGAGCCCCGACAACCTGACGCCGGAGCCCGGCAACGTCTATTCGACCAACATGAATTCCGGCAACGCGCAGGCCGGGAATGCCGGTACCGGCGGTCTCGGCACTGTCCAGTCGGGCGCGCTCGAGGACTCCAACGTCGACCTCGCGGACGAGCTCACCGGAATGATCGAGGCGCAGCGCGGCTTCACTGCGAATTCGAAATCGTTCCAGACCGGCGCCGATCTTCTCGACGTCGTCGTCAACCTGAAGCGCTGA
- a CDS encoding MotB family protein, which produces MEEVKHELVIIRRRSAFAEEAHHGGVWKIAYADFMTAMMAFFLVMWLLNALNQDQKQVVASYFNPIKLAENAPAPKGLKDLTKKEPTQFEGQDGKRQPAGPNEERRGDSPTAEKPASFEEKVLFRDPYATLAEIANSANQASGQRRAGALTSAEEDGLKGGDAYRDPFDPGYWKLAPQSSKDADRFVDSEPKPNASARDNASGIGQGEPQAQRAKQDDAGGSVAPNADASSASLSPLLPPGPAPSPAQRDGSAQANAPQPGAQAGAQANAAAQPRPGDQAKNSESRDAAQTQQPTVKQLQSAIADALSDIKAGAGPVAEVRQVEEGLLISLTDDASFGMFAVGSAEPRPELIRVIDKIGPLLTKRQGMIIVRGHTDNRPYKSENYDNWRLSTARAQMAYYMLVRSGVDAQRIEHVEGYADRRPKLTNDPAAAQNRRIEILVREKRP; this is translated from the coding sequence ATGGAAGAAGTCAAGCACGAGCTGGTGATCATCCGCAGGCGCAGCGCCTTCGCCGAGGAGGCGCATCACGGCGGCGTCTGGAAGATCGCGTATGCGGACTTCATGACGGCGATGATGGCGTTCTTTCTGGTCATGTGGCTGCTCAATGCGCTCAACCAGGACCAGAAGCAGGTGGTCGCGAGCTATTTCAACCCGATCAAGCTCGCGGAGAACGCACCCGCCCCGAAGGGCCTCAAGGATCTCACCAAGAAGGAGCCGACGCAGTTCGAAGGCCAGGATGGCAAGCGTCAGCCGGCCGGGCCGAACGAAGAACGTCGCGGAGATTCGCCGACGGCGGAGAAGCCTGCCTCCTTCGAAGAGAAGGTTCTGTTCCGCGATCCCTATGCGACGCTCGCCGAGATCGCGAACAGCGCGAACCAGGCCTCGGGCCAGCGCCGTGCCGGCGCGCTGACCTCCGCCGAAGAGGACGGACTCAAGGGCGGCGATGCCTACCGCGATCCCTTCGACCCCGGCTATTGGAAGTTGGCGCCTCAATCGTCCAAGGATGCGGATCGCTTCGTCGACAGCGAGCCAAAGCCGAACGCGTCCGCGCGCGACAATGCGTCCGGGATAGGTCAGGGCGAGCCGCAGGCGCAACGTGCCAAGCAGGACGATGCCGGTGGAAGCGTGGCTCCGAACGCGGACGCGTCGTCTGCAAGCCTGTCGCCCCTGCTGCCGCCGGGGCCTGCGCCTTCGCCGGCTCAACGCGATGGCAGTGCCCAGGCAAATGCGCCGCAACCGGGCGCCCAGGCTGGCGCTCAAGCCAATGCCGCCGCGCAGCCACGCCCCGGCGATCAAGCAAAGAATTCCGAATCGCGTGATGCGGCACAGACCCAGCAGCCGACCGTCAAGCAGTTGCAGTCCGCGATCGCGGATGCGCTGTCGGACATCAAGGCCGGTGCCGGACCGGTGGCCGAGGTGCGCCAGGTCGAGGAAGGCCTTCTGATCAGCCTGACCGACGATGCGAGCTTCGGCATGTTCGCGGTCGGCTCGGCCGAGCCGCGGCCCGAGCTCATCCGTGTGATCGACAAGATCGGGCCGCTGCTGACGAAGCGCCAGGGCATGATCATCGTGCGCGGCCACACCGACAATCGGCCGTACAAGTCCGAGAATTACGACAATTGGCGGCTGTCGACCGCGCGCGCGCAGATGGCTTACTACATGCTGGTTCGGTCCGGCGTCGATGCGCAGCGGATCGAGCATGTCGAAGGCTACGCCGATCGGCGGCCGAAACTGACGAATGATCCTGCTGCCGCCCAGAACCGCCGGATCGAGATCCTGGTCCGGGAGAAGCGCCCTTGA
- a CDS encoding flagellin N-terminal helical domain-containing protein: protein MGSSLLTNSSAMTALQTLRNVSSQLATTQNRISTGQRVSTASDNAAYWSIATSMRSDNAALSAVSDSLGLSAATVDTEYTALTSVIGDKESGLTKLQALLVEAKTAGIDRTKIQADITQIQQDMRLKADSATFNGINWLSINTSATPAATPLSFNLVSSYSRVGGTPTIGSITVTTANFALYTTGGASPTGILDTTVAPPAGGPTPAPAAASVSSLNIGALTDAAPDQVLLDSYIAQVTTAINTVASAAANLGAVKNRIATNTEFVKTLMDSVDRGVGQLVDADMNAESTRLQALQTQQQLGVQALSIANQNSQSILSLFRG, encoded by the coding sequence ATGGGTTCAAGTCTGCTCACCAACTCGTCTGCAATGACCGCGCTGCAGACCCTCCGCAATGTCAGCTCGCAGCTCGCGACCACGCAGAACCGGATCTCGACCGGCCAGCGCGTCTCGACCGCGTCCGACAACGCCGCCTACTGGTCGATCGCGACGTCGATGCGCTCCGACAACGCCGCGCTCTCCGCCGTCTCCGACTCGCTCGGTCTGTCGGCCGCGACCGTCGACACCGAATACACCGCTCTGACCTCGGTCATCGGTGACAAAGAGTCCGGCCTGACCAAGCTCCAGGCGCTGCTGGTCGAAGCCAAGACCGCCGGTATCGACCGCACCAAGATCCAGGCTGACATCACCCAGATTCAGCAGGATATGAGGCTCAAGGCCGACTCCGCGACCTTCAACGGCATCAACTGGCTGAGCATCAACACCTCGGCTACGCCCGCGGCCACGCCGTTGTCCTTCAACCTGGTGTCGTCGTACTCTCGCGTCGGCGGCACGCCCACCATCGGCTCCATCACGGTGACGACCGCGAACTTCGCCCTCTACACCACCGGTGGCGCATCTCCGACCGGCATTCTCGACACGACCGTCGCTCCGCCCGCCGGTGGTCCGACGCCCGCCCCGGCCGCGGCCTCGGTCAGCAGCCTGAACATCGGTGCGCTGACCGATGCGGCGCCCGACCAGGTCCTGCTCGACAGCTACATCGCGCAGGTCACGACCGCGATCAACACGGTGGCCTCGGCCGCCGCCAATCTCGGCGCCGTCAAGAACCGCATCGCGACCAACACCGAATTCGTCAAGACCCTGATGGACTCGGTGGATCGCGGTGTCGGCCAGCTCGTCGACGCCGACATGAATGCGGAATCGACCCGCCTTCAAGCCCTGCAGACCCAGCAGCAGCTCGGTGTTCAGGCGCTTTCGATCGCCAACCAGAACAGCCAGAGCATCCTCTCGCTGTTCCGCGGTTAA
- the fliF gene encoding flagellar basal-body MS-ring/collar protein FliF codes for MLLSRAQVQQLLNNLLELGPRRLMALGLIGFAVLVTVVGGAYYLSRPEFETLYTGLNREDVTRIGAALREQNITFDVNTAGDAVSVRPSQTMQARMLLAEKGLPTSANSGYELFDKIGSLGLTSFMQEVTKLRALEGEIARTVQLMKGVKAARVHIVLPVRGSFRATQQPPSASVVLRTDGAIEARTAQSIRHLVAAAIPGMSRDKVTVLDADGSMLLAEEDEASAAPTKMASLQKTVGGMVQENIRKALTPYLGLDNFEVSVAPQLSTDKRQTNETVYDPESRAERSVRNVREKESSQNADRSTPTTVQQNLPDQQVNAGGTKNSSEDKTRREDVTNFEVSSKTTTTVSDGYLVKKLFIAVLVNRARLVADLGDKSNQAIVDSKLAEISQLAATAGGLDKQRGDQIQVTAVDFIEGSRELAPVPPISFVEMINKQLGSVINAVTILAVASMLVWFGLRPAVNGILTHRAAQEQTEAAEAAELEAATALALADSQDPELNLVEDLEGKMQRTPQKRLEQIVRLDQMQAAAILKDWMRREEAA; via the coding sequence ATGCTGCTCAGTCGTGCGCAGGTACAGCAACTGCTCAACAATCTGCTGGAGCTTGGGCCGCGACGCCTGATGGCCTTGGGACTGATCGGCTTTGCCGTTCTCGTCACCGTCGTCGGCGGCGCCTATTATCTGAGCCGGCCTGAGTTCGAAACGCTCTATACTGGCCTCAATCGCGAAGACGTGACGCGCATCGGCGCCGCGCTGCGCGAGCAGAACATCACATTCGACGTCAATACGGCCGGCGACGCCGTCTCCGTGCGCCCAAGCCAGACCATGCAGGCGCGGATGCTGTTGGCCGAGAAGGGGCTGCCGACCAGCGCCAATTCCGGTTACGAGCTGTTCGACAAGATCGGCTCACTCGGCCTGACCTCGTTCATGCAGGAAGTCACCAAGCTGCGGGCGCTGGAAGGCGAGATCGCGCGCACCGTGCAGTTGATGAAGGGCGTCAAGGCGGCGCGGGTGCATATCGTGCTGCCGGTGCGCGGCTCGTTCCGGGCGACGCAGCAGCCGCCGTCGGCGTCGGTCGTGCTGCGCACCGACGGCGCGATCGAGGCGCGCACGGCGCAGTCGATCCGCCACCTCGTCGCGGCGGCCATTCCCGGCATGAGCCGGGACAAGGTGACGGTGCTGGATGCCGATGGTTCGATGCTGCTGGCCGAAGAGGATGAGGCCAGCGCCGCGCCGACCAAGATGGCGAGCCTCCAGAAGACGGTCGGCGGCATGGTGCAGGAGAACATCCGCAAGGCGTTGACGCCATATCTCGGTCTGGACAATTTCGAGGTGAGCGTTGCGCCGCAGCTCTCCACCGACAAGCGGCAGACCAACGAGACGGTCTACGACCCGGAGAGCCGCGCCGAGCGTTCGGTCCGGAACGTGCGCGAGAAGGAATCGTCGCAGAATGCGGACCGTTCGACGCCGACCACGGTGCAGCAGAACCTGCCGGACCAGCAGGTGAATGCCGGCGGCACAAAGAATTCCAGCGAGGACAAGACCCGCCGCGAGGACGTCACCAATTTCGAGGTGTCGTCCAAGACAACGACGACGGTGAGCGACGGTTACTTGGTCAAGAAACTCTTCATCGCCGTGCTGGTCAACCGCGCGCGGCTCGTCGCCGATCTCGGCGACAAGAGCAATCAGGCGATCGTCGACAGCAAGCTCGCCGAGATCAGCCAGCTCGCGGCGACGGCAGGCGGACTGGACAAGCAGCGCGGCGACCAGATCCAGGTCACGGCCGTCGACTTCATCGAAGGCTCGCGCGAACTGGCGCCGGTGCCGCCGATCAGCTTCGTCGAGATGATCAACAAGCAGCTCGGCAGCGTCATCAATGCGGTGACCATCCTGGCCGTTGCCTCGATGCTGGTCTGGTTCGGCCTTCGCCCTGCGGTCAACGGCATTCTGACGCATCGCGCCGCGCAGGAGCAGACCGAGGCGGCCGAGGCCGCCGAGCTTGAAGCTGCCACGGCCCTTGCACTGGCCGACAGTCAGGACCCCGAGCTCAACCTCGTCGAGGATCTCGAAGGCAAGATGCAGCGGACGCCGCAGAAGCGGCTGGAGCAGATCGTCCGGCTCGATCAGATGCAGGCGGCGGCAATCCTTAAAGACTGGATGCGGCGCGAGGAGGCAGCATGA
- a CDS encoding flagellin N-terminal helical domain-containing protein, with protein MSSLLTNSTAMTALQTLRSVGSQLSTTQTRISTGQRVATASDNAAYWSIATSMRSDNAALSAVSDSLGLSAATVDTQYTALTTVLGDKDSGLTKLQSLLVQAKTAGIDRTKIQADVTQIQQQMKSTADSATFNGINWLSINTSATPAATPTSFNLVSSYSRVGGTPTIGSITVTTANFALYTTGGASPTGILDTTVAPPAGGPTPAPAAASVSSLNIGALTDAAPDQVLLDSYIAQVTTAINTVASAAANLGAVKNRIATNTEFVKSLMDSVDRGVGQLVDADMNQESTRLAALQVQQQLGVQALSIANNSSQSILSLFR; from the coding sequence ATGTCAAGCCTGCTTACGAACTCGACCGCCATGACCGCGCTCCAGACCCTGCGGTCTGTCGGTTCGCAACTCTCCACCACGCAGACCCGGATCTCGACCGGCCAGCGCGTGGCCACCGCTTCGGACAACGCCGCCTACTGGTCGATCGCGACCTCGATGCGCTCCGACAACGCTGCGCTCTCCGCCGTCTCCGACTCGCTCGGTCTGTCGGCCGCGACCGTCGACACGCAGTATACCGCTCTGACCACGGTTCTCGGCGACAAGGACTCCGGCCTGACCAAGCTTCAGTCGCTGCTGGTCCAGGCCAAGACGGCCGGTATCGACCGCACCAAGATCCAGGCGGACGTCACCCAGATCCAGCAGCAGATGAAGAGCACGGCCGACTCCGCGACCTTCAACGGAATCAACTGGCTGAGCATCAACACCTCGGCTACGCCTGCGGCCACGCCGACGTCCTTCAACCTGGTGTCGTCGTACTCCCGCGTCGGCGGCACGCCCACCATCGGCTCCATCACGGTGACGACCGCCAACTTCGCGCTCTACACCACCGGTGGCGCATCTCCGACCGGCATTCTCGACACGACCGTCGCCCCGCCCGCCGGTGGTCCGACGCCCGCCCCGGCCGCGGCCTCGGTCAGCAGCCTGAACATCGGTGCGCTGACCGATGCGGCGCCCGACCAGGTCCTGCTCGACAGCTACATCGCGCAGGTCACGACCGCGATCAACACGGTCGCCTCCGCCGCCGCCAATCTCGGTGCCGTCAAGAATCGCATCGCGACCAACACCGAATTCGTGAAGTCGCTGATGGACTCGGTGGATCGCGGTGTCGGCCAGCTCGTCGACGCCGACATGAACCAGGAGTCCACCCGCCTGGCGGCCCTCCAGGTCCAGCAGCAGCTCGGCGTTCAGGCGCTCTCGATCGCCAACAACAGCAGCCAGAGCATCCTGTCGCTGTTCCGCTAA
- a CDS encoding chemotaxis protein, whose amino-acid sequence MIRPLLRAALLLPLTTVCAFADPAPSPASTSGEPYELVRTLQTVQDGIARGDTAAHGSHIALTRQVGEKFLAADPGVWSNAQNGQAVIIYLLSGGGPQVVRKLPRDKLNVDERLFNGALAYVEGRQDEARELLKDVKPRTLPTGLGGQVALVQGALFARAEASLAIERLDDARLLLPGTLVEEAALRREILLVGQAEDFDKFEFLTLAYIRHYRNSVYAGDFWQRFASGLTQSSIALDERRFARIVTLLEQIDRASRLKLYLVIARTAMVHGRLAVTRLAGERALTLSADASEDRERAHFLRGVSRALTDEYDGGVAELKALDRSKLPERDVPLLNATLQLALDVRKPFAGGSTAAADKPPVTPARLDLAASTETLARARKQLGELERLTRDRP is encoded by the coding sequence TTGATCAGGCCGCTCCTGCGCGCCGCGCTGCTGCTGCCGTTAACGACGGTATGCGCCTTTGCCGATCCGGCACCGTCCCCGGCATCGACCTCGGGCGAGCCCTATGAGCTCGTGCGCACATTGCAGACGGTGCAGGATGGCATTGCCCGTGGCGACACCGCGGCGCATGGCAGCCACATCGCACTGACCCGGCAGGTCGGCGAAAAGTTCCTCGCCGCCGATCCGGGCGTGTGGAGCAATGCGCAGAACGGCCAGGCCGTCATCATCTATCTGCTCAGCGGCGGCGGGCCGCAGGTCGTCCGAAAGCTGCCGCGCGACAAGCTGAACGTCGACGAGCGGCTGTTCAATGGTGCGCTGGCCTATGTCGAAGGCCGCCAGGACGAAGCGCGCGAACTGCTCAAGGACGTCAAGCCGCGCACGCTGCCAACGGGTCTGGGCGGACAGGTCGCGCTGGTCCAGGGCGCGCTGTTCGCGCGCGCCGAGGCATCGCTCGCGATCGAGCGCCTGGACGATGCGCGCCTGCTGTTGCCGGGCACGCTGGTGGAGGAGGCAGCGCTGCGGCGCGAGATCCTGCTGGTCGGGCAGGCCGAGGATTTCGACAAGTTCGAGTTCCTGACGCTCGCCTATATCCGCCATTACCGCAACTCGGTCTATGCCGGGGACTTCTGGCAGCGCTTCGCCTCCGGCCTGACGCAATCGAGCATTGCTCTCGACGAGCGCCGCTTTGCGCGGATCGTCACTCTGCTGGAGCAGATCGACCGGGCGAGCCGCCTCAAGCTTTATCTCGTGATCGCGCGCACCGCGATGGTGCATGGACGGCTGGCGGTGACCCGGCTTGCAGGCGAGCGTGCGCTGACGCTCAGCGCCGACGCCTCGGAGGATCGCGAGCGCGCGCATTTCCTCCGCGGCGTCTCGCGGGCGCTCACTGACGAGTATGACGGCGGTGTCGCCGAGTTGAAGGCCCTCGACCGCTCGAAGTTGCCCGAGCGCGACGTTCCGTTGCTGAATGCGACGTTGCAGCTCGCACTCGATGTCCGCAAGCCGTTCGCGGGCGGATCCACCGCCGCCGCCGACAAGCCTCCGGTCACGCCGGCGCGTCTCGATCTCGCCGCGTCGACCGAGACGCTGGCGCGCGCGCGGAAGCAGCTCGGCGAACTCGAACGCCTTACCAGGGATCGCCCATGA
- the fliK gene encoding flagellar hook-length control protein FliK, which produces MTKLSGTSGQVFSGLAESLNMRGASRSGKSAGAKSPADSSFNDLLHTVSNLAKRALNDEGGNTSAKAGSLRTHLARPADKDKAVRERTEADDEPEPIRKSSDEKTEKSPETQTPVDHGAKTDVSARSSIPAVVEQQFAAVPAVKPQLQSPAADKKDAPARDERSATTKREVQGTAKVTSAEPAPPAAASTGARSQAAPSQVAAAAQQGSDASSKPMPTTQGFEAVTANVERAVKASARDALPEATKVTVIQQETHLPPAQFSATQQVANAVVAELKESPAPTASTAPDLATSQATAPEPLKILTINLEPPALGNVTVRLRLVGSEVSVHLAAARKDTSLMLDQQRDSIRDLMQSAGYVADVAPVQHGSLDGFQSGSGQPQPQLSGQQQQSSQSQGTFGGAGTSSGQSDGGARQARQERQSNEETRHDQDVGPHTRRGPVYL; this is translated from the coding sequence ATGACGAAGCTCAGTGGAACCTCCGGACAGGTCTTTTCGGGTCTCGCCGAAAGCCTCAACATGCGCGGCGCATCGCGCTCAGGCAAATCCGCCGGAGCGAAATCGCCGGCAGATTCGTCGTTCAACGACCTGCTGCACACCGTCTCAAATCTCGCGAAGCGGGCGCTCAACGACGAGGGCGGCAACACGAGCGCGAAGGCCGGATCGTTGCGCACGCACCTCGCGCGCCCGGCCGACAAGGACAAGGCGGTGCGGGAACGCACCGAGGCGGATGACGAGCCCGAACCCATTCGCAAATCGTCCGACGAGAAAACTGAAAAATCGCCGGAGACGCAAACTCCGGTCGACCACGGCGCGAAGACCGATGTTTCGGCCCGATCGAGCATTCCGGCGGTCGTCGAACAGCAGTTCGCCGCCGTGCCGGCCGTGAAGCCGCAGCTGCAATCGCCGGCGGCCGACAAGAAGGACGCGCCTGCGCGCGACGAGCGCTCTGCCACGACGAAGCGTGAGGTCCAGGGTACCGCGAAGGTCACGTCTGCCGAGCCCGCGCCGCCCGCTGCCGCTTCAACAGGCGCGCGCTCGCAGGCCGCGCCTTCGCAGGTGGCGGCAGCCGCGCAGCAAGGCAGCGATGCGTCCTCGAAGCCAATGCCCACGACGCAAGGCTTCGAGGCCGTCACGGCCAATGTCGAACGCGCCGTCAAGGCCTCGGCGCGCGACGCATTGCCCGAAGCGACCAAGGTCACCGTGATCCAGCAGGAGACCCATCTGCCACCGGCACAGTTCAGCGCTACGCAGCAGGTCGCCAACGCAGTCGTCGCCGAGCTGAAGGAATCGCCGGCTCCGACGGCGTCCACCGCCCCCGATCTCGCGACGTCGCAGGCCACTGCGCCTGAGCCGCTCAAGATCCTGACGATCAATCTCGAACCGCCGGCGCTCGGCAACGTCACGGTACGCCTTCGTCTGGTCGGCTCGGAGGTTTCAGTTCACCTCGCGGCCGCGCGCAAGGACACCAGCCTGATGCTGGATCAGCAGCGCGACTCGATCCGCGATCTCATGCAGTCGGCGGGCTACGTCGCCGACGTCGCGCCCGTGCAGCACGGCTCGCTGGACGGATTCCAGAGCGGCTCCGGCCAGCCGCAGCCGCAGCTGTCCGGCCAGCAACAGCAATCGTCGCAGTCGCAAGGCACGTTCGGCGGCGCCGGCACGTCGTCCGGGCAATCGGACGGCGGTGCGAGGCAGGCCCGGCAGGAGCGCCAGTCCAACGAGGAGACGCGTCATGACCAGGACGTGGGGCCGCATACTCGCCGCGGCCCTGTTTATCTCTAG